One part of the Salmo salar chromosome ssa10, Ssal_v3.1, whole genome shotgun sequence genome encodes these proteins:
- the LOC106561637 gene encoding fibroblast growth factor 3, which yields MVIILVLLLVNVLHPCHQKPRSSSVVRTSTPQSVGGQSCDPRQRRDAVGRGGVYEHLGGAPRHRKLYCATKYHLQIHPNGKIDGTLEEHNPFSILEITAVDVGLVMIKGLFSGRYLAMNQKGRLHASAAFTQECEFMERIHELGYNTYASHRYRTTPHSTSTGSKQRVSAGRLWYVSINGKGQPRRGLKTRKTEKASLFLPRVLGNEDHDMVHLLINSSLGYRQTALGLTGGTGQRR from the exons ATGGTTATAATTCTGGTCTTGCTATTGGTGAATGTATTACACCCCTGTCACCAAAAGCCTCGTTCTTCTTCGGTGGTCAGGACATCTACTCCGCAGAGTGTCGGTGGGCAGAGCTGTGACCCGAGGCAGCGCAGGGATGCTGTGGGGCGCGGAGGAGTGTATGAGCACCTTGGGGGAGCACCGAGACACAGAAAGCTATACTGTGCCACAAAATATCACTTACAAATACATCCCAATGGGAAAATAGATGGGACCCTGGAGGAGCATAACCCTTTCA GTATATTGGAGATCACAGCAGTGGATGTGGGACTGGTGATGATTAAAGGACTGTTCTCCGGGAGATATCTGGCCATGAACCAAAAAGGACGACTACATGCATCT GCTGCCTTCACCCAGGAGTGTGAGTTCATGGAGCGGATCCATGAGTTAGGCTACAACACCTACGCCTCCCACCGCTACCGGACGACCCCACACTCCACCTCAACAGGAAGTAAGCAAAGGGTGAGCGCTGGGAGGCTGTGGTATGTGTCAATCAATGGAAAGGGCCAGCCAAGGCGGGGCCTGAAGACCCGAAAGACAGAGAAGGCCTCCCTCTTCCTGCCTAGGGTCCTGGGCAACGAGGACCATGACATGGTTCACCTGTTGATCAACAGTAGTCTGGGGTACAGGCAGACGGCCCTCGGACTCACAGGGGGAACAGGGCAGAGGAGATAG
- the LOC106561638 gene encoding fibroblast growth factor 4B-like: MSVHASWLPVPLLVWGLVCTSVRTAPFAGRQTDTPERHWETLYSRSLARNPWEKREINRDGDYLTGIKRLRRLYCNVGIGFHIQVLPDGKITGIHNENRYSLLEISPVERGVVTLFGVRSGMFLAMNSKGKLYGSGHYNDECKFKENLLANNYNAYESAAHPGMYIGLSKTGKTKKGNRVTPAMTVTHFLPRI; the protein is encoded by the exons ATGTCTGTCCACGCGTCCTGGCTACCAGTACCGCTTCTGGTGTGGGGACTAGTGTGTACCTCAGTGCGCACTGCCCCATTCGCGGGTAGGCAGACCGACACTCCAGAGCGCCATTGGGAAACGCTCTACTCTCGCTCACTGGCTCGAAACCCATGGGAAAAAAGAGAAATCAACCGAGACGGTGACTATCTTACAGGCATCAAAAGACTTCGGCGTCTATACTGCAATGTCGGCATTGGGTTTCATATTCAAGTTTTACCAGACGGAAAGATAACTGGAATACATAACGAAAATAGATACA GTCTCCTTGAGATATCACCTGTGGAGAGAGGGGTTGTGACGCTCTTTGGCGTCCGAAGTGGTATGTTTCTGGCAATGAACAGCAAAGGGAAGCTCTATGGATCT GGTCATTACAATGATGAGTGCAAGTTCAAGGAGAATCTCTTGGCAAATAACTACAATGCTTATGAGTCAGCAGCCCACCCAGGGATGTATATTGGACTGAGTAAGACTGGCAAAACCAAAAAAGGAAATCGAGTTACACCAGCTATGACAGTGACACACTTCTTACCAAGGATCTGA